One Centropristis striata isolate RG_2023a ecotype Rhode Island chromosome 22, C.striata_1.0, whole genome shotgun sequence genomic window carries:
- the myf5 gene encoding myogenic factor 5: MVIRSGQCGPWAPAWGHIRGARGNRPLISLRGLLSLTPLLPLHPSLHPFLSSANMDVFSPSQVYYDRACASSPDSLEFGPGMELDGSEEDEHVRVPGAPHQPGHCLQWACKACKRKSNFVDRRRAATMRERRRLKKVNHAFEALRRCTSANPSQRLPKVEILRNAIQYIESLQDLLREQVENYYGLPGESSSEPGSPLSSCSDGMADSNSPVWQHLNANYSNSYSYAKNDSLGDKAAGASSLECLSSIVDRLSSVESGCGPAALRDMATFSPASSDSQPCTPESPGSRPVYHVL; this comes from the exons ATGGTAATTAGATCTGGCCAATGTGGGCCCTGGGCTCCGGCCTGGGGGCATATAAGGGGGGCCCGGGGCAACAGACCCCTCATATCACTCAGaggtctcctctctctcacccCACTCCTTCCTCTGCACCCATCTCTCCATCCATTCCTTTCTTCAGCCAACATGGACGTCTTCTCGCCATCCCAGGTCTACTACGACAGAGCCTGTGCTTCGTCCCCGGACAGCCTGGAGTTCGGCCCCGGCATGGAGCTCGATGGCTCCGAGGAGGACGAGCACGTGAGGGTCCCCGGAGCCCCTCACCAGCCGGGACACTGCCTCCAATGGGCTTGCAAGGCCTGTAAGCGCAAATCCAACTTTGTGGACCGCAGGCGGGCTGCCACCATGCGGGAGCGCCGGCGGCTGAAGAAGGTCAACCACGCTTTCGAGGCTCTGAGGCGCTGCACCTCGGCCAACCCCAGCCAGCGCCTGCCCAAGGTGGAGATCCTGCGCAACGCCATCCAGTACATCGAGAGCCTGCAGGATCTGCTGCGAGAGCAGGTGGAAAACTACTACGGCCTACCTGGAGAGAGCAGCTCGGAGCCCGGGAGCCCGCTGTCCAGCTGCTCCGACGGCATG GCTGACAGTAACAGTCCAGTGTGGCAACATCTGAATGCAAACTACAGCAACAGTTATTCATATGCAAAGAATG ACAGTTTAGGCGATAAGGCAGCCGGAGCCTCCAGTCTGGAGTGTCTCTCCAGCATCGTGGACCGGCTGTCCTCGGTGGAGTCCGGCTGCGGACCGGCGGCTCTGAGAGACATGGCTACCTTCTCCCCGGCCAGCTCCGACTCGCAGCCCTGCACGCCGGAGAGCCCCGGATCCAGACCCGTCTACCACGTCCTGTGA